From a region of the Petrotoga sibirica DSM 13575 genome:
- a CDS encoding 4Fe-4S binding protein, translated as MKGWKDIPIGGVIDKPATAREYKTGEWRIQRPIINREKCTNCMQCWLYCPDMAIGGRLDGKKMKLGEVNLDYCKGCGVCAAVCPVNAIEMKPESEFI; from the coding sequence ATGAAAGGATGGAAAGATATCCCTATTGGTGGTGTAATTGATAAACCTGCTACGGCAAGAGAATACAAAACAGGTGAATGGAGAATTCAAAGGCCGATAATAAATAGAGAAAAATGTACTAACTGTATGCAATGCTGGCTTTATTGTCCGGATATGGCTATAGGTGGTAGGCTTGATGGCAAAAAGATGAAATTAGGAGAAGTGAATTTAGACTATTGTAAGGGCTGCGGTGTATGTGCAGCTGTATGTCCAGTTAACGCCATAGAAATGAAACCTGAATCAGAATTTATTTAG
- the porA gene encoding pyruvate ferredoxin oxidoreductase, translated as MPVKLTVTGAAAVAHAMRQINPDVVAAYPITPQTPIVEYYAGFVSDGIVDTVLIPVESEHSAMSAVVGSAASGARTMTATAANGLALMLEIVYIAASYRLPIIMPVVNRALSGPINIHCDHSDAMMARDSGWIQFFTENHQEAYDFTIMATKLAEKENVLLPVMVNLDGFITSHGVESFEMLDDGVVREFVGSWNPKYSLLDTKNPVTFGPLDLFDYYFEHHRQQEEAMTNAYKELPRVFEEFEKISGRKYDFLDLYKVDDADYIMVVMNSTASTAKYVVDQLREEGHKVGLVKPQVFTPFPKKEFQQVLNGRKGVVVLDRAMSFGKEAPLYSLVKSSLYEVASRPSLGSYVYGLGGRDTTPEMIREAFEDVLQGNLIADEQRYLGLRE; from the coding sequence ATGCCCGTAAAACTAACAGTTACTGGAGCTGCTGCTGTTGCACATGCTATGAGGCAAATCAATCCAGATGTAGTTGCAGCTTATCCAATAACTCCTCAAACACCAATTGTTGAATATTATGCTGGATTCGTATCCGACGGTATCGTAGATACGGTACTGATTCCTGTGGAATCCGAACACTCAGCGATGAGTGCAGTAGTAGGTTCGGCAGCATCTGGGGCTAGAACTATGACAGCCACTGCTGCAAATGGGTTGGCATTGATGCTAGAAATAGTTTATATAGCTGCTTCTTACAGGCTCCCTATAATAATGCCTGTAGTCAATAGGGCATTATCAGGGCCCATTAATATTCACTGTGATCATTCCGATGCAATGATGGCAAGAGATTCTGGATGGATTCAATTCTTCACTGAAAACCATCAAGAAGCCTATGATTTTACAATAATGGCAACTAAATTGGCTGAAAAAGAGAATGTATTGTTGCCTGTTATGGTGAATTTAGATGGTTTCATTACCTCTCATGGAGTGGAAAGCTTCGAGATGTTAGATGATGGAGTGGTAAGGGAGTTTGTTGGAAGTTGGAACCCGAAATACTCTCTTTTAGATACTAAAAATCCTGTTACCTTTGGTCCATTGGACCTTTTTGATTATTACTTCGAACATCATCGTCAACAAGAGGAAGCTATGACAAATGCTTACAAAGAGCTTCCCAGAGTATTTGAGGAATTTGAAAAGATATCTGGAAGAAAATACGATTTTCTGGATTTGTACAAAGTAGATGATGCTGATTATATAATGGTTGTTATGAATTCTACTGCATCTACAGCAAAGTATGTTGTAGACCAGCTTAGAGAAGAAGGACATAAGGTTGGATTGGTGAAGCCTCAGGTCTTTACTCCTTTCCCTAAGAAGGAGTTTCAGCAAGTTTTAAATGGAAGAAAGGGTGTAGTTGTTTTAGATAGAGCAATGTCTTTTGGGAAAGAAGCCCCCTTGTATTCCTTAGTAAAATCTTCTTTGTATGAGGTTGCTTCTCGACCCTCTTTAGGTTCTTATGTTTATGGTTTAGGAGGAAGAGACACAACCCCTGAAATGATAAGAGAAGCATTTGAAGATGTTCTTCAAGGTAATCTTATAGCTGATGAACAAAGATACCTGGGTTTAAGAGAATAA